From a single Prosthecobacter sp. genomic region:
- a CDS encoding efflux RND transporter periplasmic adaptor subunit, which produces MKSILLVLIFLQFALHAADPKRKDNTIILEEAAVANLQLQFTEAEETTFEETVFALGNIEVLPGKKAVVSSRIPGRAFSVLVIPHQEVDVDAEVAWVESRQPGDPPPVIKLTAPISGVVSKVNIAQGQPVSPDAELIEIIDLSIIEAAAHVPQHLAGQLKPGQIAHIRVPALPDKVFEAKLAHIAAVADSDTSTIEAAFHVPNPDKLLRPGMKAEFSIVASTREGVMSIPRGAVQGDAAERFVYIKDYELKNAFVKTSVVLGAQNDQFVEVVKGLFPGDEVVTRGAYALGFAGKGSVSLKEAMDAAHGHPHNEDGSEMTKEQIAAGGGHEDHDHAEGGWTLLTTFFAGTSGLLLMLLIVTLVIGRKKAIA; this is translated from the coding sequence ATGAAATCCATCCTGCTCGTTCTCATTTTCCTGCAATTTGCTCTCCACGCTGCTGATCCCAAGCGGAAGGACAACACCATCATCCTCGAAGAGGCGGCCGTGGCGAATCTGCAGCTCCAGTTCACCGAAGCCGAGGAAACCACGTTTGAGGAAACGGTCTTTGCGCTCGGCAACATCGAGGTGCTGCCCGGCAAGAAAGCCGTCGTCAGCAGCCGCATTCCCGGCCGTGCGTTTTCCGTGCTCGTCATTCCGCATCAGGAGGTCGATGTCGATGCCGAGGTCGCGTGGGTGGAAAGCCGCCAGCCCGGAGATCCTCCACCCGTGATCAAACTCACCGCGCCGATCAGCGGCGTGGTTTCCAAAGTGAACATCGCGCAAGGCCAGCCGGTGTCGCCGGATGCCGAGCTGATCGAAATCATCGACCTGAGCATCATTGAAGCTGCCGCGCATGTGCCGCAGCACCTCGCGGGCCAGTTAAAGCCGGGGCAGATCGCGCACATCCGCGTGCCTGCGCTGCCGGACAAGGTCTTCGAGGCAAAGCTCGCCCACATCGCCGCCGTGGCCGATTCGGACACCAGCACGATTGAGGCGGCGTTTCATGTGCCGAATCCCGACAAGCTGCTGCGCCCCGGCATGAAGGCGGAGTTCAGCATCGTCGCCAGCACGCGCGAAGGCGTGATGTCCATCCCGCGCGGCGCGGTGCAGGGCGATGCGGCGGAGCGCTTCGTCTATATCAAAGATTATGAACTGAAGAACGCCTTCGTGAAAACCAGCGTCGTGCTCGGTGCGCAGAACGATCAGTTCGTGGAAGTCGTGAAGGGTCTCTTTCCCGGTGATGAAGTCGTCACGCGTGGGGCCTATGCGCTTGGTTTCGCAGGCAAGGGCAGCGTCAGCCTCAAAGAGGCGATGGACGCCGCGCACGGCCATCCACACAACGAAGACGGCAGTGAGATGACCAAGGAGCAAATCGCCGCCGGTGGCGGTCATGAGGATCACGACCATGCGGAAGGTGGCTGGACACTGCTCACCACCTTCTTCGCAGGCACCAGCGGGCTGCTTCTGATGCTCTTGATCGTCACGC